Proteins from one Iodobacter fluviatilis genomic window:
- a CDS encoding ATPase, T2SS/T4P/T4SS family has translation MSNNQDAEHIEKGASVDHWMLPLKDFMADPSITEICVNRPQEVYVESNGKWIQHTVTALSFKHCRSLATAVARYANNDINELVPILSAKMPHGERIQVVMPPACEDGTISITIRKPSFTLKSLDEYEGAGYFKHVPELSGFKFPVEETAPEITVETHLPDSEHLRDLPPPLPKSAIPSHWNNYDQELMVLAQKGEWRKFLELAVKYEKVIVIAGGTGSGKTTFMKSLMQVIPEQQRLISIEDVPELFMPNHPNHVHLYYPSSSGKNESTVTAQGLLKSCLRMKPDRILLAELRGDETFDFINVALSGHSGSITSCHAGNSAGTFERLAMMCMQHQSVAGLPYSVVKNLLYMAVDIVVCVDNDKYRGKGRHITEIWFNPEMKNGSAH, from the coding sequence ATGTCAAATAATCAAGATGCGGAACATATTGAAAAGGGCGCGTCAGTCGATCACTGGATGCTGCCTTTAAAAGACTTTATGGCAGACCCTAGCATTACTGAGATTTGCGTAAACCGTCCACAAGAGGTTTACGTTGAATCAAACGGTAAATGGATTCAACACACTGTTACGGCTTTATCATTTAAGCATTGCAGATCGTTGGCTACTGCGGTAGCCCGATATGCAAATAATGATATTAATGAACTTGTGCCGATTCTATCCGCAAAAATGCCCCACGGTGAGCGTATTCAGGTTGTTATGCCTCCGGCCTGCGAAGATGGGACAATCTCTATTACGATTCGCAAGCCAAGCTTTACATTAAAATCACTTGATGAATACGAAGGGGCGGGATATTTCAAGCATGTTCCTGAATTGTCCGGTTTTAAATTTCCTGTAGAAGAAACCGCGCCTGAAATTACCGTTGAAACGCATTTGCCTGATTCAGAGCATTTGCGAGACTTGCCGCCGCCTTTGCCGAAAAGTGCTATTCCTTCACATTGGAATAATTACGATCAAGAATTAATGGTATTAGCTCAAAAAGGCGAATGGCGTAAATTCCTTGAATTGGCTGTGAAGTATGAAAAAGTAATTGTAATTGCTGGTGGTACTGGTTCTGGTAAAACCACATTTATGAAATCATTAATGCAAGTGATACCAGAGCAACAACGCTTAATTTCGATTGAAGATGTGCCGGAATTGTTTATGCCTAATCATCCTAATCATGTTCATCTTTATTATCCTTCTTCTTCTGGCAAGAATGAATCAACTGTAACCGCTCAAGGTCTTTTGAAATCATGCCTGCGTATGAAACCAGATCGTATTTTATTGGCTGAATTACGCGGCGATGAAACTTTTGATTTTATCAACGTGGCCTTATCCGGCCATAGTGGAAGTATTACAAGCTGCCATGCGGGTAATTCTGCGGGTACTTTTGAACGCCTTGCAATGATGTGCATGCAGCATCAATCAGTTGCGGGATTGCCTTATTCTGTAGTTAAAAACCTGCTTTATATGGCCGTTGATATTGTTGTATGTGTTGATAATGATAAATATCGCGGCAAGGGTCGCCACATTACAGAAATTTGGTTTAATCCTGAAATGAAAAACGGCTCTGCTCATTAA
- a CDS encoding type IV secretory system conjugative DNA transfer family protein, with product MQNQPPIWAKAIFVIIVLILLTLGAVYLSGVIFMLMLKMSPKDANLETIYQYWYYYRDHAIYGKKIKIALIGGFAVCYGVPLMAWLGSSKKQRSLHGEARFATDLEIKKSGLLGEDGVVVGKYKDQYLMFPGQQFVLLAAPTRSGKGVGIVIPNCLTYSQSLVVMDIKQENYKLTSGFRAKYGHEVHLFNPFAEDARTSRFNPLEYISTNPHFTVGDILSIGYALYPQDAKDAFWNDQARNLFLGLTLYLVETPSLPRTLGEVLRQSSGKGKPIKEYITEIINTRIESGNPLSNNCLDALNRFISNSDNTLASILASFNAPLVNFANPIVDAATSANDFDLRELRRKKITIYIGITPDKLAESALLINLLFSQLVNLNTKTLPEQDPSLKYQCLLLMDEFTSIGKVGIIAKSVSYMAGYNLRLMPIIQSLSQLESVYGKEDAKTFVTNHAMQIIYSPRENNDAKEYSEMLGYDTVKSKSVGRSRGTSSNSSNSGSSENVSDQRRALMLPQELKELGFEREIIILENVKPIICGKIIYHKDDNFTVRLLPAAEPKTLDVDTHIAKVEKRIRIATVEDLSAIESAAILGVDISALKMQNEENPSEEDVAQYVDDFFAQMTESAEMAGADVEDYISAPLDESEIVYDEDHEHIDFDEADSTENQAASFDETQAAFAAITQFESSPAINSLIADAILVDTDTGEIFNHDTKNDSAENEVLGISKNSVNNYAVADDEVNSAINGLFGGMGLDSNTTYSIDGIDEKHSTVDN from the coding sequence ATGCAAAATCAGCCGCCAATTTGGGCTAAAGCAATATTTGTTATTATTGTTTTAATTTTACTAACGCTAGGTGCGGTTTATTTGTCTGGTGTTATCTTTATGCTCATGCTTAAAATGAGTCCTAAAGATGCCAACTTAGAAACCATTTACCAGTATTGGTATTATTATCGTGACCATGCAATATACGGTAAAAAAATTAAAATAGCATTAATTGGCGGCTTTGCTGTTTGCTATGGTGTGCCTTTAATGGCGTGGCTTGGTTCTTCCAAGAAGCAACGCTCTTTACATGGTGAAGCGCGTTTTGCCACTGACTTAGAAATTAAAAAATCTGGCTTATTGGGCGAAGATGGGGTTGTTGTTGGCAAGTACAAAGATCAATACTTAATGTTCCCTGGTCAGCAATTCGTTTTGCTGGCCGCGCCGACTCGATCAGGTAAAGGTGTTGGTATTGTAATACCGAATTGCTTAACCTATTCGCAAAGTCTAGTTGTAATGGATATTAAGCAGGAAAATTACAAATTAACATCCGGTTTCCGCGCTAAGTACGGCCATGAAGTTCATTTATTCAATCCATTTGCAGAAGATGCGCGTACCAGCCGCTTTAATCCACTTGAATATATTTCAACAAATCCGCATTTTACAGTGGGTGATATTTTAAGTATTGGTTATGCCTTATATCCTCAAGATGCTAAAGACGCTTTTTGGAACGATCAAGCCCGTAATCTCTTTTTGGGGCTTACTCTTTATTTGGTTGAAACACCATCATTACCAAGAACGCTTGGCGAAGTCCTCCGGCAATCAAGCGGGAAGGGCAAGCCGATTAAAGAATACATTACAGAAATTATTAATACGCGCATTGAATCCGGCAATCCATTATCGAACAATTGCTTAGATGCGCTAAACCGATTTATTAGCAATTCAGACAATACCCTTGCTTCTATCTTGGCAAGCTTTAATGCGCCTTTGGTCAATTTTGCAAACCCTATTGTTGATGCTGCCACTAGCGCAAATGATTTTGATTTGCGTGAATTGCGCCGTAAAAAGATTACAATTTATATTGGCATCACGCCTGATAAATTGGCTGAGTCAGCCTTATTGATTAATCTTTTATTCTCGCAACTGGTGAATCTAAATACAAAAACATTGCCAGAACAAGACCCAAGCCTTAAATACCAATGTCTTTTACTCATGGATGAATTTACATCAATTGGTAAAGTTGGAATTATCGCAAAATCTGTTAGCTATATGGCGGGTTACAATTTACGCCTTATGCCTATTATTCAATCCCTATCACAGCTTGAATCAGTTTATGGCAAGGAAGATGCAAAAACATTTGTAACCAATCATGCAATGCAAATCATTTATTCGCCACGCGAAAATAATGATGCAAAAGAATATTCTGAAATGCTTGGTTATGACACTGTAAAATCAAAGTCTGTTGGCCGTTCTCGCGGTACAAGCTCTAATAGCTCTAATAGTGGCTCGTCTGAAAATGTATCAGATCAAAGACGCGCATTAATGTTGCCGCAAGAATTAAAAGAGCTTGGCTTTGAACGTGAAATTATCATTCTTGAAAATGTGAAGCCGATTATTTGCGGCAAAATCATATATCACAAAGATGATAACTTTACAGTTCGTTTACTGCCAGCAGCAGAGCCTAAAACTCTTGATGTTGATACACATATTGCCAAGGTAGAAAAACGAATTCGTATCGCAACCGTAGAAGATTTATCTGCTATTGAAAGCGCCGCAATTCTTGGTGTCGATATTTCTGCATTGAAAATGCAGAATGAAGAAAACCCAAGCGAAGAAGATGTTGCACAATACGTTGATGATTTTTTTGCTCAAATGACCGAATCGGCTGAAATGGCGGGTGCTGATGTTGAAGATTATATTTCCGCGCCTCTCGATGAATCAGAAATTGTATATGATGAAGATCACGAACATATTGATTTTGATGAAGCTGATTCAACTGAGAATCAAGCTGCATCATTTGATGAAACCCAAGCCGCATTTGCTGCAATCACTCAGTTTGAATCATCGCCAGCAATCAATTCATTGATCGCTGATGCAATTCTTGTTGATACCGATACGGGTGAAATATTCAATCACGATACAAAAAATGATTCTGCCGAAAATGAAGTTCTTGGAATTTCCAAGAATTCCGTAAATAACTATGCCGTTGCTGATGATGAAGTAAATAGCGCAATTAATGGTTTATTTGGTGGAATGGGATTGGATAGCAATACAACATATAGTATTGATGGAATTGACGAAAAACATTCAACAGTAGATAATTAA
- a CDS encoding KfrB domain-containing protein, with the protein MTQERTIPANGNAPKSVEPGKVNFSKEEIPPEIKAFINSSQSSLQANANIVPSRQNAGYKGDIVLATDKYLVQAVGKENKTAVVHKREDVEFVSQNHKFRAENGKRLDGLSVQIHYPADTSKAKAYPYSADKSPQEKQESSPAKQPEAKVDAYLVRSDKTEAWTNGVEQAVKEFRSLKPTDTPFISQNNKIVLSKDPESGGALLVSDKKLEAELNKQSDKAIAEQTEKAVQYAKGNISNANSRNTFIKNVEAMAVSQESSYRTTAYQPTKEVANTPKQEPAKNNELER; encoded by the coding sequence ATGACACAAGAAAGAACCATCCCAGCTAATGGCAATGCGCCTAAATCTGTAGAACCTGGCAAGGTAAATTTTTCAAAAGAAGAAATACCGCCAGAAATTAAAGCGTTTATCAATTCATCGCAATCATCATTGCAAGCAAATGCCAATATCGTACCAAGCCGACAAAATGCCGGATATAAAGGCGATATTGTTTTGGCTACTGATAAATATCTTGTTCAAGCTGTTGGCAAAGAAAATAAAACTGCTGTTGTTCATAAGCGTGAAGATGTTGAATTTGTTTCACAGAATCATAAATTCCGCGCCGAAAATGGTAAACGCCTCGATGGTTTGAGCGTTCAAATTCATTACCCTGCTGATACTAGCAAGGCCAAGGCTTATCCGTACTCTGCTGATAAGTCGCCCCAAGAAAAGCAAGAATCATCGCCAGCAAAGCAACCAGAAGCAAAAGTTGATGCTTATCTTGTCCGTTCAGATAAAACAGAAGCTTGGACTAATGGTGTTGAACAGGCTGTAAAAGAATTTCGTTCGCTCAAGCCCACTGATACCCCGTTTATTTCGCAAAACAATAAAATTGTTTTGTCAAAAGACCCTGAATCTGGCGGTGCTTTGCTTGTTTCAGATAAAAAGCTTGAAGCTGAATTGAATAAGCAAAGTGATAAGGCCATTGCAGAACAAACAGAAAAAGCTGTTCAGTATGCAAAAGGTAATATCTCAAATGCAAATAGCCGCAATACATTTATTAAAAATGTTGAAGCTATGGCTGTATCGCAAGAATCAAGCTATCGAACTACTGCATATCAGCCAACAAAAGAAGTTGCTAATACCCCAAAACAAGAACCTGCTAAAAATAACGAATTAGAGCGTTAA
- a CDS encoding LPD7 domain-containing protein, whose amino-acid sequence MNTENVETPVAPKKSKAIEAEFRVKDEANDLVYLKKSLPDAIEVADKIGVTHFQSYSPTSRKIADYEKSEIGWSRNGKSFDMPVAEKTEASEPKPESNKDQTKAQGAEIITLDDRTRNLLSQARKLDSFKAGGSPSEVVRTDFEADSSDGLTPAARRMLAENRALDAVRAKLALGDRGDAELASESKEKGVDVRLLPEQVHAKKHVDEKFYVVAGKYHHRATPDKVAFEHDKNALGSERLKTQNATIEVAKDMAAVAKAEGWKSLTVTGNEEFKRQVWLDAQSSGIEVKGYRPTDLDRLLLEEKIKAKEKDPLNNKQYGEVQKLESAKEKVPGQDQQQNASNVVDFKKKDQSHEGNVVDYGHAPYKFEKDEKPSFYVTLKTTAGTKTIWGKDLENGIKKSNVQKGDNVTLTKLGDMSVTVTAKEKDDMGKKTGREVPVNTHRNEWEVKQNTKRDSLLKGAELIVAATIASPIAQQAAFKAIAERSQQQINNGKGLPDVAVYDAKAKSVEQPSQIQTKSKDSERQRG is encoded by the coding sequence ATGAATACGGAAAATGTAGAAACTCCGGTAGCTCCAAAGAAAAGTAAAGCTATTGAAGCTGAATTCAGGGTTAAAGATGAAGCAAATGATTTGGTGTATCTGAAAAAGTCATTACCTGATGCAATTGAAGTGGCTGATAAGATAGGCGTAACTCATTTTCAAAGTTACAGCCCAACATCGCGCAAAATTGCTGATTATGAAAAATCAGAAATTGGCTGGTCACGCAATGGCAAATCATTTGATATGCCTGTGGCCGAAAAAACAGAAGCTAGTGAACCAAAGCCCGAATCAAACAAAGATCAGACTAAAGCGCAAGGCGCTGAAATCATTACTCTTGACGATCGGACTCGCAACCTTCTTTCTCAGGCCAGAAAGCTAGATTCGTTTAAAGCGGGTGGTTCACCTTCCGAAGTGGTGCGTACTGATTTTGAAGCTGATTCATCCGATGGTTTAACGCCAGCAGCAAGGCGCATGCTGGCTGAGAATCGCGCTTTAGATGCTGTACGCGCTAAATTGGCTCTTGGTGATCGTGGTGACGCTGAACTGGCCTCAGAATCGAAAGAAAAGGGTGTTGATGTTCGATTGCTGCCCGAACAAGTCCACGCCAAAAAACACGTTGATGAAAAATTTTATGTAGTCGCGGGTAAATATCATCATCGCGCTACGCCTGACAAAGTGGCATTTGAGCATGACAAAAACGCACTAGGTAGCGAACGGCTCAAAACGCAAAATGCAACAATTGAAGTAGCTAAAGATATGGCCGCTGTTGCTAAGGCCGAAGGCTGGAAGTCATTAACGGTAACAGGCAATGAAGAATTTAAGCGCCAAGTTTGGCTTGATGCTCAATCATCCGGCATTGAAGTTAAGGGCTATCGCCCAACAGATTTAGATCGGCTTTTGCTTGAAGAAAAAATTAAGGCCAAAGAAAAAGACCCATTGAATAACAAGCAATACGGCGAAGTGCAGAAATTAGAATCTGCAAAGGAAAAAGTACCTGGTCAAGACCAACAACAAAACGCCTCTAATGTTGTTGATTTTAAGAAGAAAGATCAAAGCCATGAAGGTAATGTTGTTGATTACGGCCATGCGCCATATAAGTTTGAAAAAGATGAAAAACCATCATTTTATGTAACCCTTAAAACCACTGCGGGTACAAAAACCATTTGGGGAAAAGACCTTGAAAATGGGATTAAGAAAAGCAATGTGCAAAAGGGCGACAATGTAACGCTTACAAAATTGGGTGATATGTCCGTAACCGTAACAGCTAAGGAAAAAGATGATATGGGTAAAAAAACTGGTCGTGAAGTGCCTGTAAATACGCACCGCAATGAATGGGAAGTAAAACAAAACACCAAGCGGGATAGTTTACTAAAAGGTGCTGAATTAATTGTAGCTGCAACAATTGCCAGCCCAATTGCGCAACAAGCCGCATTTAAAGCAATTGCCGAACGGTCACAACAACAAATTAATAATGGCAAAGGTTTACCCGATGTTGCTGTATATGATGCCAAAGCTAAATCTGTTGAACAGCCTTCGCAAATTCAGACTAAATCGAAAGATTCAGAACGGC